Within Fusarium keratoplasticum isolate Fu6.1 chromosome 8, whole genome shotgun sequence, the genomic segment CATCGGCCCTGTCGTCAGCTCGAATGTCGGTATCATACAGGGTCAATGGCGAGCGACTCGTACCTCGTGAAAGCTTCATTAAACGTCTCTGACGACTGGAATTGTTGGACATGGGCTGCCGAGGACTCGTGCTTGGTTGTGTCGCTGACGTTGCTCAGTCTCAGAGATTTACGGAATTGTTCATTCGAGGTGGCTTTCTGGTGAAGAGGTAGCTGGCATGTGCGAGTATGAGGCTCTGCGACTGTGAGGCCTGAGTCATCCGCCCATATTCGCCAAGATGGAATGATCTCAGGACAGTGCGATGTCTGGATATACTTGATCGCACTGCCCCTATACCCCTTGGCTCAATCTCCCCATGTTAATGAAACCCCACCATCATGGTGGCAGGGCCCAGAGACACCCCCACCAATTCCTCATGTCTCTGACGGTGACGACCTGGACAGAATGGATAGGTCACCGGTTTCGGCGTGGGCGTTCTGCAGTCTGTGGTGCAGGAAAAACACCAAACCCCATGGGCAGCACGGCAACCCGCACATCGTCAAGTTTCCGCCAGATGACGATCCAATGCCATACGTAGATGAGTGACGATGCCGTGTCCCCAAATTCTTGAACCGTCCCCTGGCAATGGGGCCatgagcatcatcatggtCGCCACCCGGTCCCCTAGATCCCCGAGCTGGGCTGCTAAGCTCCCCTCCCAGGGTATGACAAGGACCCTTGCGTTCCAGGGGCTTTACTCTGTCGGGAACAGGTGTCCGGCTGGCTGGCCTCTCTTGTCTCTGGGTGATATGGCCGCGACTCGGCCGTATCCGACATCAGAGAACTGGGCAGCTGGACAAGGACGGTTGAGAAAACGGGCTTGGGATGGCTTGGAGGCAGGCGATGACTGTGGCGGTACCTTTTTTGGGCCGCCTCCAATTCAGCTCGTATGAAGAGTCTGACGCTACTGTGGCCTGGCATAGCACCGCGGGCACCGCAGAGCACAGCACACACAGCGCTGGAGGGAGTCCGGATTGTCGGTGGGGGTGTCGTTGTGTGCGAATCGTTGTCCGTGGATTTGATTGAAATGTGAACTTGTGACCGCCGGTGCCGGGCGATGGGTGTTTTGCTCATCAAGTACCTGGACTACCGCAAACGAACTATTCTGGTACCTGTTGCCCCAGTCcatcccagtcccagtccgTCCATCCCGTCCACGCCTGTCTCTCTCTTggttgcgttgcgttgcgtcCGCCCCGCCCGCCTTGTTATCCCCCATCCCATATCTCGTCTACTAAATAAGCCCAAAATCCAAGTTCGCGCACTCCGCTCTGATCGCTTTTCCAACGTTTCTTGTGTCATTGTCGTCACTTGCCAATTCTGAACCATTCATCACATCGTCGGTTCTACATCTACTAGACACACATACATCTACACTCTTCATTGCCCAGTTGCATCTTATCTGTTGTCATTTTCCCCTGCGTGCGCTCATCGCCTCATTATTTTTGTCTACCCCTCCGACAAACAGCACGCACCGCACGCACAGCACAAGCCAAGGCAAGGTTCGCGCAGAAGCGCACACACAGGCCaacctcgagaagccagTCACGAGCCATcccgccctcgccgacccCTTCGCTCGTTTCGTTTCCTCCTTCCATCATGGCAGCGCCAGATAAACCAAGGCGACGGTTTGCCCCCGAGCCCATTGAGACCACCTTTGAGACGTTCCGGAGCAAGACGGGAAAGCAAAAGCAGGTTTTGAGCAGCCAAAAGAACAACCACAACGATCAGTACCAGCCCAAGACACCGCCCTGCACCATGGGCCCCAACCCAGAGCCCACCCCCGAGGCTTCACCTCGCTCGCCCTCACCCGTTCCCCAGGAGTTGCGCCCGAAGCGACGCTTCGCTCCTCAGTTGATCGAGACCTCGCGCAGGAGTCGCCGGGTCGGAGACACCGGTCCTGCCACGAAACCCACCGACAAGACCGACATCACCCCTTACACCAGGAACATCTACACCGCTACAAAGCACCGTGGGAGGCGGCGAGGTGACGGCCGTGACGATGAGGAGTCTCCCGTCGTCAACGGCGCCCGGCGCCGCGAGTCGGAGGATGAGAATGTCATGTCGTATCTACTAGAGCttgccgccaaggaggctgaacGCCAGATGCAGGAGGCTGCCCTCGCTGCCTTTCCCAACAGCCACCAACGTGAAGGCAACGTTGACCACTTCTACTTCCGTGAGAGTTCTGGTAGCGACAACTCCCCAGAAAGTACCTCACCCGTCCACCATGGTCACCATGGCCAACCCATTGGAGCTCACCACAATGTGCGGCGGCAGTCGTCCGATGCGAACCTGTCCTGGTGGCATAAGCACATGCAAGAGCACGCCGAGCAGGTCCTCCAGGAGCAGAAGCATGACGACCCCATGGTTCTGGACGAGCCCGAGCACAAGCCGGGCGAGATGGCGACGCTCGCCGAAGAGCCCCACGAGGACCGCACGGCGCGCAAGCAAGGTGAGGACACGGTGATGCGGACAGACACggccgacctcgacaagatggACCTGACCGCCCCTCCGGATCCGATGTGGACCACGTCAAACAACCAGCACGCGCCCCCCGCCGGCAGGAAGAGGTCATCGCCCGGCGCTCCAGGCCCCATTGGGGAGACGTACATGCCACTGCTCCAGACAGATTCTTATCTGACGGCCGAGCAGACTAATAAGGCCGCCTCCCCGGCACCTGCGCCATCCCGGCACATTGGTGAATCTCCGATGCCCTACATCCCCTCGGCGCCGTCCGGCAGATCTGATGTGCCATACGCCAAACCCTCCCAGATCCCCCCAGACACCGGCGGCTTTCGCAACTCGGGTCGAGGCTTTGGACGCCCATTCGGAGGCTTCGGTCACAGGTCGCCAGCTCCCCCGTTCCAGAAGAGGCGCCAGGCGGTATCTCCACCCATGCTGGGCAAGGATCTCGTCTTTCGGAGGTGTCCGTCGCCCAAGCAGACCAAGCTGGAGCCAGACCACCCATTCGCAGAGCGCCATGCCGAGGAGAAGTACCGGGATCTTTCGGGAGAGAAGGGTCTCTGGCGAGGATACTGCTTCAGATCCGAATCGAATGATGCCTACTTGGTGCCAGCAGACCTGCATGCCCCACCCATGCTCACAACCCCCAAGCCGCCGGCTACTCCCGGCACCGCCTCGCATATCAGCTCTCCAAGCTTTACGGACGAGCCCGCCGCTATCAACGGTGCTAACGGTCTATTCAACGGCCAGACCAACGGCACCAAGGAGCACCGCACCCGGGCCGGCAACCCCAAGGGCCTCCACATGCTCCATGGCATCGACGAGCGGCTTCAGCAGGAAAAGGCCCAcgccgagcttgaggagaagaTTGCCCAGGAGTTTGACGACGGCTTCGTCACTCAAGTGTACAACTATCTGTCACTAGGATACCCCGCCATGGCACGGGCCTTTGATGAGGAGCTGTCTCGTATCAGTCTTATGAGcattgatgatctcgagAGAGATGACGACCAACAGCTTGCCAAGGGCCACTTGgtcgaggccgacgacgGCACGCCCCGAGAGAAGAGATGCCCTCGATGGCGAGCTCTTCGATCTTATATCAAGGAGTGGGCCAGACAGCACCCCAACCTCGACAGCATGGATCCTGTGGGGTGGGGAGTCCGGGAACGACGGGGCAGCTGGGCTGTCTGAGCTGCACGTTTCTTCCAGAACTTTTTACTTTTATGCGGTTATACTCTGTTCGCATACGCCACGTTTTATTTCCGAAGCACGAGGTCTTTCTCAGAAGAGTTGATTGGAGTGTTTACTTATTTACTATTTTGGGCCTGAGTTTCTATCAACCATCGGCGGGCGTTTTTACTCTGCAAGAGTCTGCTATAAACGCAGCACCTGCAACTGTTGTTtttgagcaagaagaagcatcCATGGAGGGTACATATGGAAAGCCCCCAAGAGCACGTTTTGTGTGTTCGAGTTGTGTGTTTTTATGACCGAGGGGGAGGAAGGCGAAAAAGAACGAGAGAGGGGGAAGATAAAGCTTTGGTACTGTTTGAGTTGCTGCTACAAGGCGGGTAGATGATTAGACCACAAGCGAAATACTTTTTTTTCGTAGATGAAACATCAAAAGATGATGAAAGGAATCAGGGGACGAAGGGAGGGATGAAAGTGTGCGAGTGGTGTTCGCACATAAGTGTACATGAATGAATGGTTGAGTGTGAGAGATGATGATCAAGCTCTTGGTGGGCTTTTTGCTCCGATGGGAGTGGAATACATGACATCCGGTCCGGGCCGGACTGAGAagacacttttttttttcatgaGATGTGTTTGTGCGTGAATGTGAAGTTGATCTGATATGAGGCAATGTGTTGGAACTCGTCCAGCTGACTGGTTGTCTGATGATGTTTTGAAGTTGCTATCCTGCCCACTGACCTCGCTAATCTTGATCCTAAATCCCATCAGTTTTCCATGAACGGTGTCCTAAGTGTGCAGCTGTTTCATTACGATCATGTATGGTAAGGACTATCCCTCGTAACTCATCATCCAAGTCACAGCTTCGAGGCAGTATCGCGTCTCCCgctctcctcgacaaccaTCCACGGTTTTCCTCctacatcaacaacatcacccTCGCTCAggttctcctccttcaagaTCTTATCACACGGCAGCCCAATCTCTCCGATCTTCACTGTCCTCTTCCACCCCTCATCCCACTCCCACCTCTCCAGCGCAACATCATCCCCAACCCTCACAAAACCCTGCATATGCCTTCCCAGCCTCACAACCGAGCCCCTCGTGCGGTGCTCGTCGTCATGCAGCTGGACCACCAGAATCCTCACACCGCCCTCACCGGGGACGGCAGTGGGGTCGACGTCATGCCAGAGCTCCTCGTACTCGCCTTCGACGCCCGTGTCGGGGTTGAGCATGGAGCCCTTTTCGAGGGTGAGGTCGTTGGGCTGGGGATACATGAAGCCCGCGTCGGGGAAGAGCTCTGGGGTCAAGGTGCGGGATGAGATCCACTGGTGGAAGGCTGAGTAGGATGCCAGCTTGCCGGTTGAGTCGGGGCGCTTGGTCGAGATTGAGATGCCGGCGATTCCCCATTCCAGGCGGGACAATGGCAGGGGGTCTAGAGCTTGTTAATTGAGTGATATCAAATGGAGAGGGAGTGCTTACCATGCTGACCGGTCCAGGGCCCTTGGTGGCCTTCCGGTAGGTAGATACGCAGGTCAACAAAGTGCCGCCCGGGAGAGGTGAGGACGAGGGTGGAAGTCGGCTCACTAGCCTCCTCAGGGACCCAGCGGATCCATTTGCGTACTGAGATGCTGCCCATCTTGACTCAATTCGATCGTCGCGGTTGAGGAACTGTAGATGTGAATAGAGTTGCAGCCGGGTTCTTATGCACGGGTGGGGAGTGGAtcttggaggcggaggcaCGCGGGGCCGAAGATGGGGTTGACAAGCCGAAAGGCGTCGAATCCACTGAGGAAAATGCACTTGCTTGGTAATTCAATTGTTGCTATATAGAAGTGAGGTTAGTGTCAATAAATCAATTAGATATAAGCTACAATCTAGCCGAGTGGTCTGCCTACCGACCTAACTAACATGATGCCATGTTCCTGTCCGTCTCAGGTGATGACGCTGGACTCTCGTCTTGTATCACAGTCCGCCTACTTGTGTACAAAGAAAAAATCGTCCCCCAAAGGCTCCAAATGGCAGCCGATACTGTGATGGAACCGGAAAGAATCGTGGTGCTAGGTGCAAAAGGCGCCAGCAATTGTAACACCACCAAACTACCCAGGAAGCAAAACAGTAGCCCGCACCTCAGGTAGAATGCGTATTTCGGAGTTACGGTCCTACTCTCCAAGAGCCACTCATAACCATAATAGAATAATTCTAGACAAAGGCAGAAGCCAAGGTTGCATGTGAGCTCTATTGGACTTCCAATACCGGGCAACCTGGCACTTGTAAAATAACAGAGGCCAATTAGACTAAGAGGATAAAAAATGCAAAAAGAGACGATAGGCAACCCTTTTTTGCCTTCTAAAATGAGATTATTCCCCAGGACGGTCACTGAGAGCATAAGGCCGCCCCCAAGTGTGAGATAAGAGGTAGAAGTGCTGTATAATGGTTCACGGTTGTCGCTTTTGCTTTTCATCGAGACCCGGAGAAACTCGTTGACTGAAATGAACATGGACGCGCCGAATGTCACACCGTGGAAAGTATTTTTGGCGACGCGGCTCCAATTCATGCGAGAGATCCAGAGTGCGTACTGTACCCATAAGAGCTGCAGCAGTGGATTCAAGACGAAAAACGCAACCCCCAGTCTTATCAGTGGCCCCTTGATGCCAGGTGACAGGTCGGCGACGAAGAAGATTCCGACTTCAATGTACGTTACCGCAGCCAGGAGGAACGCTCCGCGGTACGCAATCGAGTGGATATGTTGATGATCCATGCTAACGGGTACGTTGTACTGGGCTTCGTCTGCTTCTAATTGACGTAGGATCGCCATGGCTATCTGGCTTGATTGCGGCAGTTGCCTGTTGGCTGGGGCTCTGAAGGGTAATAAGCGCTCAAGCATTGCTGCCAGGGGGGCCActaccagcagcagaggTAGAATCTGACCAAACGTCCACTCGTTTTCCTCTTTCGACCCCAGCTGCCTTATTTTAACAAATCGCCGTGAAATCCATGAGGCTGAAAGGGTCAGCCAGTAGACCTGCGAAATGACAAGGTTAGGGGGTGGGGGTTGTAATGGTTGGGGAGGTGGCATACCTCTGCGAGGAAGGACGTGAATAGATTAAGATGGATGCTCAGCAAACTGAAGCATGCAATGAGGAAGTATTGAGCCGCTTGGTGTCCTATTTTTAGTCCTTCAGCTAAAGAGCTTTGAGAGTTCCGCGGAAGGTAATTTTCGCCGTCCCAGTGCTGGAATCTCATCGCCTTGGCGCTCAGTCGAGCCGCAACCCCTCGAAGCCCCCCCTCGAAACGTTTTGACATTTTTGCGAGGCGGATAAAGAACCCATATACAAGGAGAATGAGTGTCTTTAGCATGGTTTCGAATGCCACTGACGTTGTGTCCATCTTCTCACGAAAATAGCAGACAGCAAAGTCTGAGGCCTTGCTAGGGCCCTCACTCCAGTTGAAGTGGCCGGCCAGACCAACGGCCACCTCCAAAAGCACCATAATTATGAACATCGCAGTAACACGCCATACGAGCTGGCGAGGGTGGTTGTGTAGGTGATTTCTGAGAAACGATAGAGCAGCCAGGTGCGTCAAGGAAGACAGCCACACGAGGTAGACCGTTAACTGCCAGTGGTAACTCTGCAGCCCACAGCTTAAAGCAATATACCCGCTGATCATAACTGCCAAGCCAGTGAAGGTCTGGATATCTGAAAACATGATGACGCACTAGAACTAGTGAGCATGGACGTGGACAAAAGAGGCTTGTGGTCGTCACCATGTTCAGTGTGGACTCTAGCTGACTGTACCGAAGCCAGTTTATGTTCTGCAGTCTCCGGAGGCCAGGCAATTTGCGGACAGCATACAGAAATACATAATCACTAGTATTGGGATGCTGGCAAGGCGTGTTGTGGCCAGGTTGCCGGAAGGGGTCGAGTTCGGGGTTGTAGGCTACCAGGTAGTAGCCGTTGAGCAACAGGACAACCATCCATGCCGTGGCGAAGAACGCTGTAGTGACCTAGATGCTATCGGTTAGACTTCTCTCGTGGATGTTGAATGAGGGATTTTGTCGTACTCCTATACCTGAAATATCGCCATAGGCGCTGATTTCTGTGGGGTGCGCAGAGCAGTTGTAGATGCAAGTCTCTGGCATTTCCAGTTCCACAGGGGCAAAAATACGAAGCGAGATTGTATTTCCGAGATGACTAGGAAGAGATCAATATGActaaggagaagaaggaggacgACGAAACGACAAAATCTTCGGGGTTTTCACGTCCAGCTGAGACCAGGCTGGCAGCTAGCTCGCCAAGAATGAATGGTAAGAAGCCACAAGCAAGCTGCGCCATACAGTCCAGCTCTGTGATATGATAGGCTGatttaaggtattaaaaaATTAGTAAGTCCACTCACGAATTGCTTCTTCTTATGCCGGCTCTTGAGGCAAAAGGTTGCTGTGGGAGATGGGCAGGCAGTCCAGTCCAAGGACGCGAACAAGCTCTTGCCAAGGAGAGAGACGCGCTTGGTAACACCCACCCGGCTCAATTCATTCTAAAATAATCTCCAAGCATAAAGACAGCGGCAGTTCAAAGTATCTTTCATAGCTTTATCTCTTCAGGTTAGGCCATTGGGCGACAGGTCCCGAGCACAGGACCACAACTTTCCATTATGtcaggtcaaggtcaaggttgtccTCCTAACTCCTAGACTCTCCTCCGAAGAACTCCTAGAAGAAATGCTCCACGCCCTGTTGCTCACGTCCATGATTAGTGATGCTATCATTGGTCGCGACTGTACGGATGGATAGCTTCGATGTGCGGGGGTTTGGGTGATAGCAATCGGGCTATTGAGCTTCGATTGCCTTTGGGGACTACGCAATAGCACTTCAACTTAGGCCACGTACTTGTAATCTCAAGAGGCTCTTGGGGCGCCGATATATTCGGATTGAGTCCCCAGAATGTATTCACATCCGAGTCATAGGCGGGTGACTTCCGCGCGCTACCACGGACACTCGCACGCAACGCCAGTTCACTCTGACCTCGCCCGATATAACCCAGCCGTTCCAAACAATTGAAGACGGGTTTAAGGGGGAAATGCCATCTGATACTTGTACCGAAAGTGGAAAGCCACTGCAGGGTGAGCCAAACAGTTAAATTGCCCGCCTGAGTGAGAATCCCGACACTCCGACACCCCGATGGACCGAGATCGACGACGCTATAGTCGAAGAAACCTCCAAGTTTTGTTTCAACGGTCTAAATATACTAGCCTCATGAGACTACAATTCTAAACGTTTTGACAAGACTGTTAAGGCTGCTAGGTTGAACGCCACGAAGCCGGACACGACCACGCCCCTTCGACGACAGTGACTCCTTCAACCAGACTTATTGGCTTCGCCAAACTCCTATCCATTAAGCTTAACAAGAAAGTTTCCACCTCAAAAAACTGGCCTGTTTGGTCATGAAACACTGGCGAACTCGCTTACCGCCCGTCCAAGCGCCAAGCTGTCTGAAGTCTCGTGGCATGTTTCCACGGGCATGGGTTTGAAACGTCAAAATGGatcctcagccttgacgacGGGCCTCTACAAAGACTCGGAGCCGAGTGCCCAGGCGGAGATTCTGTCGTCCGCCAAACGGAGCTTTCGAGGTTGACACGTCTTGGTGGCCCTGGTTAATTAAATCGAAGGTTATCGGATGACGACGCGGGAGTCGTGGGATGAGCTTTAAAACAACGTCGGTTCCTCGCTGGGAGTGACATCTTTTGAAGTTTCAGTAATTCACTTTCGTTCAGTAATCCCTTCCTTTCGTTACTCTTTTTCATTCATTCTTTCTTTTTGCTCATCCAAAAACGGCCGTGCCGTCTCCAGTTAAACAACAATGAAGTCTTAcgcccttctttctctcctcccGGCCGTCCTGGCCTGCGCCAACCCCAAGACCAACGAGTGCGCCAAGGCCGTCGCCGCCAATGGCTCGTCGTTCTGCTCTTCCGTGAGCGAGACCGCCGAGCTCCCCTCGTGGGCTTCTGCCTGCAGCAAGAAgaacctggccaaggagtGCGAGTGCCAGTTTGCCGCCGGCGGCGACtctgctcccgctcccgcctccgaggctgctgaggagccTGTCCAGACTCAGGCCCCTGCTGCTACTACACTTGCTACTGTTGTTGCTCCTTCGGCTGTTGCTTCCAGCGCTcctgttgaggaggagcctgTTGAGGTTCCCGCCTCTTCCGCTGCTGGAAACTCTCCTGCTacttctgctgctgcttcgcAGCCTTCCTCACCCGCCGGTGGTGAGGCTACTGAGGGTAGTAGTtgtggtgctgctgctgttgatgagctcgtTGGCTACGGTGATGGAACTACCGGTGGTGGCAGCGGAGAGGGTGTCACTGTCACTTCTTGCGCAGACCTCACCTCGGCTGTTGCCAACGGCGGTGTCATCAAGATCGATGGCCAACTGTCTGGCTGCGACATCATCCGTCTTGAGGGCGACACCACCATCCTCGGTGTTGGCTCCGGCTCTGGTAAGCAGACCCCAAGTCCAACATGTCATACATCGCTAACACATCTCACCAGGTCTCGTCGGTGGTGGTTTCCGCATGAAGGACGTGTCCAACGTCATCCTCCGCAACCTCAAGATGAGCAACCCTcccgagggcaaggatcTGATCGACATTGAGAGCTCTACCTACGTCTGGGTCGACCACTGCGACCTCTCGGCCGAGGGCATCACCGGCGACAAGGACCACTACGACGGTCTCTGCGACGCCAAGCGCGGCTCcgacttcatcaccatcagcTGGACCAAGTTCTCCGACCACTGGAAGGCCAGCCTGATCGGCCACAGCGACAACGCCGGCGCTGACGACACTGGCAAGCTCCACGTCACCTACCACCACAACTACTGGTCCAACATCAACTCGCGTGCTCCCTCTGTGCGCTTCGGTACTGCCCACATCTACAGCAGCTGCTACGAGGACGTTCCCACCTCTGGTGTCAACTCCCGCATGGGCGCCCAGGTGCTCGTCGAGCAGAACTCGTTCAACAACGTCCAGCGCGCCATCgtcaccaacctcgacagcaaggaggagggttTCGCCtccaacaagaacaacatcTTCACCAACAGCGACACCCAAATCACCCAGGAGAAGGAGTTTACTCCTCCCTACAGCTACACGTGAGTCAAGAGTATCCCCGTGAAGTTGAGACATGATGCTGACTGTAATGATAGCACCGACCCTGCCAGCTGCATTTgcgagctcgtcaaggccaaggccggtACTGGAGTTGTCGCTTAGATGATGAGACGAGGGAATCAGGAAAAGGGCAGTTCCCGCCCGGTCAAGGATTGATCAAGGGACGTTCATCGACAGATGACATTATTCTGGACACTTATTTAGGCCGTTTGAGCCCATGTACATATTACTGTTAAATAGTGGACTGCTCAATGCTAATGCCAGGTTGGCCCTGCACTCAATTGTCTCTGGTTTATTCGGCCGAATAGGTGAGGGGGGAATTTAATGGCGATTCCCCCTTGGAAGGTATCGCGAGGGTTGGTTTTCCAAGGGAGATGTGCCGATTCGTTTGGAACATCAAGGGATCCATCGCACCCTTTGGCTCGATATGTCTCGGATGATAATACTCGACAAGGGCGTCTCCATCAATTAAGAAGAAGCATGTCGCCCATCTATTTGGTTCGTCAGATAGGTATGTCAAGATGGACGTTCAAGACTGGCAAGCGAGCAGACTCAGAATCAGGAATAGTCGTTACCTTCAGAACGGCAATGTGAAGCCATGGCCTTGGAGTATTCAAATTCAAATACTCGGCGCAGAGGGAAGCGGACGACACAGTTTTCTGGATAGGGTAAGGAACGACTCTTCAGCATAAAGTCAGCTCTAACCAATTTGTTAGATATGTCTCGACGAGTTTATACCCAACGACGACCCCTTCACAGAACGCGACAGCGCCTGCAAGCAAACCCACCTCCGAGGCCTCGCCTGCAACGTCTGGCTCGAGACGCCCATGTCTCTCACATCCCACGGCGACGGCTTCGCCCTCTCCAAGCAGGAGCTCTTCTACTGGCTCACCCGCGGCATGCGCGACTGCGACGCCCTCATACTAGTCTATGACCTCACAGACCCCAGCAGCTTCCGGGAGCTATGCGAGTTTTGCGCCCGCTGCGAGCTCGAGGGCGTTGGGGTGGCGCCTGGGTCTAGTCTGCCGTGTCTTGTTGTTGGCGCAAAGGCGGACTTGCCGAATCAGGAGCATGTTCATGATGGGGAGCGGTTGGCTAAGCGTCTGGGAGGTCGCTTCGTCACTTGCTCCTCACGGACGGGCGAAGGCTTCCCGGAGCTGATGGAGGCGGCGATTGGACCAGTGGTGGATGCAAGGACGGCGCTTATACAGGAGAGCGAGGATATGTTGGGTCAGGCAATACGGGCGTTGCTGGCGTGGGCGGGAGAAAAGAGGACAGGCTTGAGAAAACGACTGAGCAAGAGGAAAAGAACATCAGAGCCTCGACGGCCCGTGTCACGACCGAGATGCACGGGAGCACCTCCACGATGGACAatgaggagcttgatctcTCTGCCTCTATGCCAGAGCCTGCAGGGAATGAGCAGCTTTGACTCGGAGAACAGCGAAGCTTCACTCCTGGTCCCGTGTCCGCCGGAGTGGCAGCTCTCGGTGGACCTGGTCGAGCCGGCCGCGACAGACTGGGCGCCGAGGTTCTAAGCCGGTAGAGTTCGGTGCAAGCTCCGGTAGAAAACAGCGGGGCCGTGCCGAAGAACCGGGCACGGCCCGAGACCGGTCCGACGACATGTGGTCAAGATACAAAAAGAGGTTTCCTGCCTGATTCATTCATCATTCACAATTACCTCATGATCGACCTTTTCCCCCCCACGTCGGACAGGGGGGCAGGACACTCGGGCGTCTACGCTAGCTGGGTAATTTCCTTTCAAGTTGGAGAACCTGGAGGGTTTAAACATTGCGGGGAGTTGGAGTAGACAGGGCCGGTCCAAGTTGGAGATGATACCTTGTACGTAATGAGCAACAGAAGGATTTTCCTTTACATTGTAATTGTGGTTCTTATTACTTGACACGTGGTGAAAGAGCATCATTCACAGGAAATTTATGCGAGAGATATGTGAGGGATGTGACTGTTGCTGGAGTATAGCCGCTGATGGGCCATGACTCCAACTCTTACATGCTCGACAAAGTGCCCGCGAACCACCTAACCCACACGGTTTAGCTTCGCCGGCGGAATCAGCTGGGCCGGCCTACCAAACACCCCTTGCAATCGGCATCCAGGGTCGGCTAATGCAAAGGGGGGGAAAGCACATCTCGGCCACGTTTCTTGGTGCATCCCACAGAGCCATCAGGCCATGCAAGTGTCGGTGCCTACCGTCACGGGCTGATTTTCTGCTTTTGGAAGTAGGCACGCAGATTGAAGAGGGGGAGAGACGCCCTGGAAGTTATTGTccggagaggagagagagaggctCTCTCCTCTAATCTCTGCCAAGACTGACGAATTACTCGCTCATTGGTGCTGGTATAATGGATTGCATCTGCCAAGATGGTAgactttggtgttgaggcaCTAGTCTCTGGAACCAAGCTCACAGAGTTTTCTGGAACATTGTGACATTGACTCGTGCCCCAGCCTGGTCAAGGATGAATATCCTGGGTTTGAAGCACCATATAATACCCTCGGGTTGAGTGAAATCGGCACGAATATCCGATATTCTGGCAACATGGTAAAACGCAGAAGATGTGTGCGATGCGACTCTGTGGCGAAACACATATGAGATTGGCGGGCGCCTGAATCTACTGTATGCCAGGCAATTTAGGCTGTATCTTCTCCCTCTAGCAAATGACGGAGTGAATGTTTGAGACGAGGAGAGCAAAATATCCGAGCCTAGCACCCTTTTGGTCACGCGGAAGGA encodes:
- a CDS encoding Protein HRI1 — encoded protein: MGSISVRKWIRWVPEEASEPTSTLVLTSPGRHFVDLRIYLPEGHQGPWTGQHDPLPLSRLEWGIAGISISTKRPDSTGKLASYSAFHQWISSRTLTPELFPDAGFMYPQPNDLTLEKGSMLNPDTGVEGEYEELWHDVDPTAVPGEGGVRILVVQLHDDEHRTRGSVVRLGRHMQGFVRVGDDVALERWEWDEGWKRTVKIGEIGLPCDKILKEENLSEGDVVDVGGKPWMVVEESGRRDTASKL
- a CDS encoding Amb-all domain-containing protein — translated: MKSYALLSLLPAVLACANPKTNECAKAVAANGSSFCSSVSETAELPSWASACSKKNLAKECECQFAAGGDSAPAPASEAAEEPVQTQAPAATTLATVVAPSAVASSAPVEEEPVEVPASSAAGNSPATSAAASQPSSPAGGEATEGSSCGAAAVDELVGYGDGTTGGGSGEGVTVTSCADLTSAVANGGVIKIDGQLSGCDIIRLEGDTTILGVGSGSGLVGGGFRMKDVSNVILRNLKMSNPPEGKDLIDIESSTYVWVDHCDLSAEGITGDKDHYDGLCDAKRGSDFITISWTKFSDHWKASLIGHSDNAGADDTGKLHVTYHHNYWSNINSRAPSVRFGTAHIYSSCYEDVPTSGVNSRMGAQVLVEQNSFNNVQRAIVTNLDSKEEGFASNKNNIFTNSDTQITQEKEFTPPYSYTTDPASCICELVKAKAGTGVVA